TGGGCCCCTTTAACGGCCGCTTCCAAATCAGAGGTAGCGACAATGTCTTTGGGCAAAGTGACCTCTTTTAAATAGGCGGCATTGGTGTGTTCTTGGTTAATTTCATCCGCCTGATTTTGCCGGTGGGTCCAGAGAGTCACCTGGTGGCCATTTTCCGCTAAGACCATGGCCAAGGCGGTCCCCCAGGAACCAGCACCCAGTAAGCTAATTGCTTGTTTTACCATTATCTTCTCCTTTAATTCACTTTCATACAAATTGACTTGCCCTTAGGCTGATTTTTTGGCTTGGGCCCGCCGCTTACTTAAGTAATCATAGTCGCTGTAATAAGGCAGGTCTGACTTTTGGCTGCGACGGTAGATCAAGAGGGCAATCCCCACGACCACCAGAACTAAGGACAGGGCTTGGGAGACCCGGATCGGGCCTAGGTAGAGGGAATCGGTCCGTAAGCCTTCAATGAAGAAGCGTCCGGTCCCGTACCAAACTAAGTATAAGAGCCCGGTTTCCCCGAGTTTTAAGGTCTTATGATGGTGACGGAGGAAGAGTAAGACCCCTACCCCCAGTATATTCCATAGGGATTCGTAGAGAAAGGTGGGATGGTAGTATTGGCCGTTAATAAACATTTGTTCAACAATAAAATTAGGTAAGTGGAGAGCCTCCCGCAAGAAGCTTTCGCTCACCGGACCTCCGTGGGCCTCTTGGTTGACGAAGTTGCCCCAGCGGCCAAT
The nucleotide sequence above comes from Aerococcus urinae. Encoded proteins:
- the lgt gene encoding prolipoprotein diacylglyceryl transferase; amino-acid sequence: MMTTLLGNLLPSFNLLTIDPVAFSFLGIEIRWYGIIIALGMFLAVELILKEIERKGFDSDQVMDMIMWAIPIGFIGARLYYVIFEWDYYRENLGEIIAIWQGGIAIYGGVIAGALTAIIYAKRHEMKVSFLADVIMPYLLLAQGIGRWGNFVNQEAHGGPVSESFLREALHLPNFIVEQMFINGQYYHPTFLYESLWNILGVGVLLFLRHHHKTLKLGETGLLYLVWYGTGRFFIEGLRTDSLYLGPIRVSQALSLVLVVVGIALLIYRRSQKSDLPYYSDYDYLSKRRAQAKKSA